The Ficedula albicollis isolate OC2 chromosome 24, FicAlb1.5, whole genome shotgun sequence genome contains a region encoding:
- the IL10RA gene encoding interleukin-10 receptor subunit alpha — MVPCATAPALCLALLLACLAHGEEGLASPRRVRFTTELAQHLLRWEPGHGCPGSARYDVELRVYGLSSPWAAIPECRNTSELSCDLTLYTLGPEQRYFARVRAVSGNLMSPWQRSSSFSPQQAGLHLAGQSLSVVGNSIQVRLQVLLLPGNVSLEYSDFQKAMAQFHVYVRRTRDNHTLTVVKNSTEFTIGELYWVTEYCLSVEPSMANRPVPATLSDEQCVTTGHRDRSAELLPAILSSSFIILLFLGLLGAHTYIRKPVRTPSVLKSFMKQSSLWVEHEPPSSGSLDADPIQQLFLCHKEPWLDRSPDSSSSTAQPPLEQGWELPARPKEQQCLLEPTGSRDSSGTSTDSGICLHIPSSSSSSLSCSVCPEPQGYRQQLPRAEDSGVGLERPCPAPGCSSGSSNASPGQPELSPAASQEDVAFRGYLQQSKGTVGPEQALDQGLSLSGRAGSLQGTDTVLDMQCSELAVSKGYLKQSSPQHLLTQDLAPWGPPAWDFSSQPQAPTLLSWAAPGAPLTSKASPDLKTPFDLNSTAFLGTLPLISSLSCSWITAPTNPLSQLSGDSKDSRL, encoded by the exons ATGGTCCCCTGTGCCACCGCCCCGGCGCTGTGCCTGGCGCTGCTGCTCGCCTGCCTGGCGCACG gtgaggaggggctggcGAGCCCCCGGCGTGTGCGCTTCACCAcggagctggcacagcacctgctCAGGTGGGAGCCAGGGCACGGCTGCCCCGGCAGCGCCCGCTACGACGTGGAGCTCAGAGT CTATGGCCTGAGTAGTCCCTGGGCAGCCATCCCAGAGTGCAGGAACACCTCGGAGCTCTCCTGTGACCTCACCCTCTACACCCTGGGCCCCGAGCAGCGCTACTTCGCGCGGGTCAGGGCCGTGTCCGGCAACCTCATGTCCCCCTGGCAaaggagcagctccttctccccaCAGCAAG CTGGCCTGCACCTGGCGGGCCAGAGCCTCTCCGTGGTGGGCAACTCCATCCAGGTGCGGCTGCAGgtgctcctcctccctgggaaCGTCTCCCTGGAGTACAGCGACTTCCAGAAGGCGATGGCCCAGTTCCACGTGTACGTCAGGAGGACACGGGACAACCACACG CTCACAGTGGTGAAGAACAGCACAGAGTTCACCATCGGGGAGCTGTACTGGGTCACAGAGTACTGCCTGAGTGTGGAGCCCAGCATGGCCAACAGGCCCGTCCCTGCCACACTCAGCGACGAGCAGTGTGTCACCACCGGCCACAGGGACA GGAGTGCAGAGCTTCTCCCCgccatcctcagctcctccttcaTCATCCTGCTGTTCCTGGGCCTCCTGGGGGCACACACCTACATCAGGAAACCCGTGAGGACACCCTCTGTCCTG AAGTCCTTCATGAAGCAGAGCTCGCTCTGGGTGGAGCACGAGCCCCCATCCTCGGGCAGCCTGGATGCAGACCCcatccagcagctcttcctgtgCCACAAGGAGCCCTGGCTGGACAGGagccctgacagcagcagcagcacagcccagccacccctggagcagggctgggagctcccagcacggcccaaggagcagcagtgcctgctggagCCCACggggagcagagacagcagcGGCACCAGCACCGACAGCGGCATCTGCCTGCacatcccctcctcctcctcctcctcgctgAGCTGCTCCGTGTGCCCCGAGCCCCAGGGctacaggcagcagctgcccagggctgaggaCAGCGGGGTGGGCCTGGAgcgcccctgccctgcccctggctgctcctctggcagcagcaatgccagcccagggcagcctgagCTCTCCCCGGCCGCCAGCCAGGAGGATGTGGCGTTCAGGGGGTACCTGCAGCAGTCTAAGGGCACCGTGGGGCCAGAGCAGGCTCTGGATCAGGGATTGTCCCTCTCGGGCCGTGCAGGGTCCTTGCAGGGCACTGACACTGTGCTGGACATGCAGTGCTCCGAGCTGGCTGTGTCCAAGGGCTATTTGAAGCAGTCCTCTCCCCAGCATCTCCTCACACAGGACCTTGCTCCATGGGGACCCCCTGCCTGGGACTTCTCCAGCCAGCCCCAAGCTCCCactctgctgagctgggcagctccaggtgctccacTGACCTCCAAAGCCAGCCCTGATCTGAAGACTCCCTTTGACCTGAACAGCACTGccttcctggggacactgccGCTCAtctccagcctcagctgcagctggatcaCAGCCCCCACCAACCCCCTGAGCCAGCTCAGCGGGGACAGCAAGGACAGCCGCCTGTGA
- the TMPRSS13 gene encoding transmembrane protease serine 13 isoform X2 encodes MDGKTSPTTASPSSVPPSLLHVSKVSSIFGARPPQPRENVLGISFKPYSPESGPAPSPCSACESTRSSMFRAPCMSQRRLALIFCVSVLIVLLIALILLFMFWRSQTGIVYKEPAESCKDSAVRCDGVVDCSQRSDELGCVRFLSEESLLHVYSSTESQWLPVCSSDWDESLSRKTCRQLGFQNASQTEYIPLRVSGKSLTVTDERETIQQSLNSSQCLTGKYVSLRCTTCGQRISGRIIGGKETSVNKWPWQVSVQYGPIHICGGTIIDAQWVLTAAHCFFMNSVKILDDWKVYGGVSDLKQPMEGIPVSQVIINSNYSDDHDDYDIALMKLSKPLTLSAQVRPACLPMYGQRFQTGRSCFITGFGKTRENEDNTSPKLREAEVKLIDYKICNSDKVYEGYLTPRMMCAGYLQGGKDACQGDSGGPLVCEDDGRWYVAGVTSWGTGCGQKNKPGVYTRVTKLLSWIYSKMESEND; translated from the exons ATGGACGGCAAAACCTCCCCG ACCACTGCCTCGCCCAGCAGTGTCCCCCCCAGCCTCCTCCATGTCTCCAAGGTCAGCAGCATCTTCGGTGCCCGACCCCCGCAGCCTCGAGAGAACGTCCTGGGCATCAGCTTCAAACCGTACAGCCCCGAGTCCGGCCCGGCCCCGAGCCCCTGCTCGGCCTGCGAGAGCACTC gatcCTCCATGTTCAGAGCTCCCTGCATGAGCCAGCGGCGGCTCGCGCTCATCTTCTGCGTCTCCGTCCTCATCGTGCTGCTCATCGCCCTCATCCTGCTGT TCATGTTCTGGCGGTCGCAGACGGGCATCGTGTACAAGGAACCGGCAGAGAGCTGCAAGGACAGCGCCGTGCGCTGCGACGGCGTCGTCGACTGCTCACAGAGGAGCGACGAGCTGGGCTGTG TGCGCTTCTTATCCGAGGAGTCGCTGCTCCACGTCTACTCCAGCACCGAGAGCCAGTGGCTGCCGGTGTGCAGCAGTGACTGGGACGAGTCCCTCTCCAGGAAAACCTGCCGGCAGCTGGGATTTCAGAA TGCGTCACAGACCGAGTACATCCCCCTGCGTGTCTCTGGCAAGAGCCTCACGGTGACTGATGAGAGAGAGACCATCCAGCAGAGCCTCAACAG ctcccagtgcctcacaGGAAAGTACGTCTCGCTGCGATGCACAA CCTGCGGGCAGAGAATTTCTGGCCGGATCATCGGTGGGAAGGAGACATCTGTGAACAAATGGCCCTGGCAGGTCAGCGTGCAGTACGGGCCCATCCACATCTGCGGCGGCACCATCATCGACGCCCAGTGGGTGCTCACCGCTGCCCACTGCTTCTTCAt GAACAGCGTGAAGATCCTGGATGACTGGAAGGTGTACGGAGGGGTGTCGGACCTGAAGCAGCCCATGGAGGGCATCCCCGTGTCCCAGGTCATCATCAACTCCAACTACAGCGACGACCACGACGACTACGACATCGCCCTCATGAAGCTCTCCAAGCCACTGACACTCTCAG cccaggtGCGCCCCGCCTGCCTGCCCATGTACGGCCAGCGATTCCAGACCGGCAGGTCCTGCTTCATCACCGGCTTCGGCAAAACCAGGGAGAATGAAG ATAACACGTCCCCGAAGCTGCGGGAGGCCGAGGTGAAGCTCATCGACTACAAGATCTGCAACAGCGACAAGGTGTACGAGGGCTACCTGACCCCCCGCATGATGTGCGCCGGCtacctgcagggagggaaggacGCGTGTCAG GGTGACAGCGGGGGGCCCCTGGTCTGCGAGGACGATGGCCGCTGGTATGTGGCCGGGGTGACGAGCTGGGGGACAGGATGCGGCCAGAAGAACAAGCCCGGAGTGTACACACGTGTGACAAAGCTCCTCAGCTGGATATACAGCAAAATGGAG AGCGAGAACGACTAA
- the TMPRSS13 gene encoding transmembrane protease serine 13 isoform X3, translated as MDGKTSPVSSIFGARPPQPRENVLGISFKPYSPESGPAPSPCSACESTRKGSSMFRAPCMSQRRLALIFCVSVLIVLLIALILLFMFWRSQTGIVYKEPAESCKDSAVRCDGVVDCSQRSDELGCVRFLSEESLLHVYSSTESQWLPVCSSDWDESLSRKTCRQLGFQNASQTEYIPLRVSGKSLTVTDERETIQQSLNSSQCLTGKYVSLRCTTCGQRISGRIIGGKETSVNKWPWQVSVQYGPIHICGGTIIDAQWVLTAAHCFFMNSVKILDDWKVYGGVSDLKQPMEGIPVSQVIINSNYSDDHDDYDIALMKLSKPLTLSAQVRPACLPMYGQRFQTGRSCFITGFGKTRENEDNTSPKLREAEVKLIDYKICNSDKVYEGYLTPRMMCAGYLQGGKDACQGDSGGPLVCEDDGRWYVAGVTSWGTGCGQKNKPGVYTRVTKLLSWIYSKMESEND; from the exons ATGGACGGCAAAACCTCCCCG GTCAGCAGCATCTTCGGTGCCCGACCCCCGCAGCCTCGAGAGAACGTCCTGGGCATCAGCTTCAAACCGTACAGCCCCGAGTCCGGCCCGGCCCCGAGCCCCTGCTCGGCCTGCGAGAGCACTCGTAAGG gatcCTCCATGTTCAGAGCTCCCTGCATGAGCCAGCGGCGGCTCGCGCTCATCTTCTGCGTCTCCGTCCTCATCGTGCTGCTCATCGCCCTCATCCTGCTGT TCATGTTCTGGCGGTCGCAGACGGGCATCGTGTACAAGGAACCGGCAGAGAGCTGCAAGGACAGCGCCGTGCGCTGCGACGGCGTCGTCGACTGCTCACAGAGGAGCGACGAGCTGGGCTGTG TGCGCTTCTTATCCGAGGAGTCGCTGCTCCACGTCTACTCCAGCACCGAGAGCCAGTGGCTGCCGGTGTGCAGCAGTGACTGGGACGAGTCCCTCTCCAGGAAAACCTGCCGGCAGCTGGGATTTCAGAA TGCGTCACAGACCGAGTACATCCCCCTGCGTGTCTCTGGCAAGAGCCTCACGGTGACTGATGAGAGAGAGACCATCCAGCAGAGCCTCAACAG ctcccagtgcctcacaGGAAAGTACGTCTCGCTGCGATGCACAA CCTGCGGGCAGAGAATTTCTGGCCGGATCATCGGTGGGAAGGAGACATCTGTGAACAAATGGCCCTGGCAGGTCAGCGTGCAGTACGGGCCCATCCACATCTGCGGCGGCACCATCATCGACGCCCAGTGGGTGCTCACCGCTGCCCACTGCTTCTTCAt GAACAGCGTGAAGATCCTGGATGACTGGAAGGTGTACGGAGGGGTGTCGGACCTGAAGCAGCCCATGGAGGGCATCCCCGTGTCCCAGGTCATCATCAACTCCAACTACAGCGACGACCACGACGACTACGACATCGCCCTCATGAAGCTCTCCAAGCCACTGACACTCTCAG cccaggtGCGCCCCGCCTGCCTGCCCATGTACGGCCAGCGATTCCAGACCGGCAGGTCCTGCTTCATCACCGGCTTCGGCAAAACCAGGGAGAATGAAG ATAACACGTCCCCGAAGCTGCGGGAGGCCGAGGTGAAGCTCATCGACTACAAGATCTGCAACAGCGACAAGGTGTACGAGGGCTACCTGACCCCCCGCATGATGTGCGCCGGCtacctgcagggagggaaggacGCGTGTCAG GGTGACAGCGGGGGGCCCCTGGTCTGCGAGGACGATGGCCGCTGGTATGTGGCCGGGGTGACGAGCTGGGGGACAGGATGCGGCCAGAAGAACAAGCCCGGAGTGTACACACGTGTGACAAAGCTCCTCAGCTGGATATACAGCAAAATGGAG AGCGAGAACGACTAA
- the TMPRSS13 gene encoding transmembrane protease serine 13 isoform X1, with amino-acid sequence MDGKTSPTTASPSSVPPSLLHVSKVSSIFGARPPQPRENVLGISFKPYSPESGPAPSPCSACESTRKGSSMFRAPCMSQRRLALIFCVSVLIVLLIALILLFMFWRSQTGIVYKEPAESCKDSAVRCDGVVDCSQRSDELGCVRFLSEESLLHVYSSTESQWLPVCSSDWDESLSRKTCRQLGFQNASQTEYIPLRVSGKSLTVTDERETIQQSLNSSQCLTGKYVSLRCTTCGQRISGRIIGGKETSVNKWPWQVSVQYGPIHICGGTIIDAQWVLTAAHCFFMNSVKILDDWKVYGGVSDLKQPMEGIPVSQVIINSNYSDDHDDYDIALMKLSKPLTLSAQVRPACLPMYGQRFQTGRSCFITGFGKTRENEDNTSPKLREAEVKLIDYKICNSDKVYEGYLTPRMMCAGYLQGGKDACQGDSGGPLVCEDDGRWYVAGVTSWGTGCGQKNKPGVYTRVTKLLSWIYSKMESEND; translated from the exons ATGGACGGCAAAACCTCCCCG ACCACTGCCTCGCCCAGCAGTGTCCCCCCCAGCCTCCTCCATGTCTCCAAGGTCAGCAGCATCTTCGGTGCCCGACCCCCGCAGCCTCGAGAGAACGTCCTGGGCATCAGCTTCAAACCGTACAGCCCCGAGTCCGGCCCGGCCCCGAGCCCCTGCTCGGCCTGCGAGAGCACTCGTAAGG gatcCTCCATGTTCAGAGCTCCCTGCATGAGCCAGCGGCGGCTCGCGCTCATCTTCTGCGTCTCCGTCCTCATCGTGCTGCTCATCGCCCTCATCCTGCTGT TCATGTTCTGGCGGTCGCAGACGGGCATCGTGTACAAGGAACCGGCAGAGAGCTGCAAGGACAGCGCCGTGCGCTGCGACGGCGTCGTCGACTGCTCACAGAGGAGCGACGAGCTGGGCTGTG TGCGCTTCTTATCCGAGGAGTCGCTGCTCCACGTCTACTCCAGCACCGAGAGCCAGTGGCTGCCGGTGTGCAGCAGTGACTGGGACGAGTCCCTCTCCAGGAAAACCTGCCGGCAGCTGGGATTTCAGAA TGCGTCACAGACCGAGTACATCCCCCTGCGTGTCTCTGGCAAGAGCCTCACGGTGACTGATGAGAGAGAGACCATCCAGCAGAGCCTCAACAG ctcccagtgcctcacaGGAAAGTACGTCTCGCTGCGATGCACAA CCTGCGGGCAGAGAATTTCTGGCCGGATCATCGGTGGGAAGGAGACATCTGTGAACAAATGGCCCTGGCAGGTCAGCGTGCAGTACGGGCCCATCCACATCTGCGGCGGCACCATCATCGACGCCCAGTGGGTGCTCACCGCTGCCCACTGCTTCTTCAt GAACAGCGTGAAGATCCTGGATGACTGGAAGGTGTACGGAGGGGTGTCGGACCTGAAGCAGCCCATGGAGGGCATCCCCGTGTCCCAGGTCATCATCAACTCCAACTACAGCGACGACCACGACGACTACGACATCGCCCTCATGAAGCTCTCCAAGCCACTGACACTCTCAG cccaggtGCGCCCCGCCTGCCTGCCCATGTACGGCCAGCGATTCCAGACCGGCAGGTCCTGCTTCATCACCGGCTTCGGCAAAACCAGGGAGAATGAAG ATAACACGTCCCCGAAGCTGCGGGAGGCCGAGGTGAAGCTCATCGACTACAAGATCTGCAACAGCGACAAGGTGTACGAGGGCTACCTGACCCCCCGCATGATGTGCGCCGGCtacctgcagggagggaaggacGCGTGTCAG GGTGACAGCGGGGGGCCCCTGGTCTGCGAGGACGATGGCCGCTGGTATGTGGCCGGGGTGACGAGCTGGGGGACAGGATGCGGCCAGAAGAACAAGCCCGGAGTGTACACACGTGTGACAAAGCTCCTCAGCTGGATATACAGCAAAATGGAG AGCGAGAACGACTAA